In the Bacillus sp. FJAT-42376 genome, GTACACGCACAGGTATAGAAGAAAGACGGATTGCAAGCGATGATATTGATACATCGGATATGGCCTTTATGGCTGCTGAAAAAGCGCTGAAGGATGCGGGCATTACGGCTAAGGAGCTGGATATGATTCTGGTCGCAACCGTTACCCCCGATCAGCCGTTTCCTTCGGTTGCATGCCGGATTCAGGATAGACTGGGAGCCGGGCAGATTCCTGCCATGGACATCAGTGCTGCCTGCGCAGGGTTTATGTATGGCCTTGTAACGGGAAAGCAGTTTATCGAAACGGGTGTATATAAAAATATCTTAGTCGTCGGTGTTGAAAAACTCTCTAAAGTGACAAACTGGGAAGACCGCAACACAGCTGTTCTTTTCGGTGATGCCGCGGGTGCTGCCATCCTCGGACCTGTTTCTGAAGGAAAAGGAATCCTTTCATTTGATCTTGGAGCAGACGGTTCCGGCGGAAAGCACTTATATCAAGAAGAATTTATCATTATGAACGGACGCGAGGTTTTCAAATTCGCTGTAAGACAGATGGGTGAGTCCAGCGTGAAGGTGCTTGAAAAAGCGGGCCTTACAAAGGCTGATGTCGATATGCTTGTTCCTCACCAGGCGAACATCCGTATAATGGAAGCATCAAGAGAACGCCTTGAGCTGCCTCCTGAGAAAATGTCCAAAACCGTTAACAAATTCGGAAATACATCTGCCGCTTCCATTCCTTTAAGTATTGTAGAAGAGCTGGAAGCTGGTAAAATAAAAGACGGAGATCTGCTTGTCATGGTCGGATTCGGCGGCGGCTTAACATGGGGCGCCATTGCCATGAGATGGGGACGTTAACAGACCGGACTAATCTAAACAAAAGATGAGGTGTCTTCTTTATGGAAAAGAAAAGAGTGGTTGTAACAGGAGTAGGTGCAGTCAGTCCGCTTGGATTGGATGCGGAAACAACATGGAAAAATGCGATTAACGGGGTATCGGGAATAAAGCCGTTAACACGCGTTAATCCGGATGATTACCCGGCGAAGGTAGCGGGAGAAATCACCGATTTCGACCCTGAGCAGTTCATGGATAAAAAAGAAGCGCGCAAAATGGATCGCTTCACTCAGTATGCCGTTGCAGCATCTTTTATGGCTGTAAAGGATGCGAATCTTGAAATTACCGATGAAAATGCTCCAAGAGTGGGCGTTTGGGTTGGGTCAGGAATCGGCGGCATGGAAACGTTCGAAACCCAGCATCGGATTTTAATGGAAAAAGGACCGAAGCGGGTCAGTCCGTTCTTTGTACCGATGATGATTCCGGATATGGCAGCAGGCCAGGTTTCCATTGCTTTGGGTGCTAAAGGATTTAATGCATGTACGGTAACGGCATGTGCAACCGGAACGAATTCCATTGGGGATGCGTACCGGGTCATTGAGCGCGGCGATGCCGACGTGATGATTTCAGGCGGAGCTGAAGCCCCGTTGTCACAGATGGCCTTTGCCGGTTTCAGCTCAAGCAAAGCACTGTCAACCAATCCCGATCCAGCGAAAGCAAGCCGCCCGTTTGACGCAGAACGCGACGGATTTGTCATGGGGGAAGGGGCTGGAATACTTGTGCTTGAAGAGCTTGATCATGCTCTTGCCCGCGGTGCGAAAATCTACGCTGAAATTGTCGGCTATGGCGCAACAGGCGATGCCTACCACATTACCGCTCCGGCTCCGGGAGGAGAAGGCGGCGTCCGTGCGATGAGACAGGCTATTGAAACCGCAAATCTTAAGCCTGAAGATGTGGACTACATCAATGCCCATGGAACAAGTACTCCTTATAACGATAAGTTTGAAACGCTGGCTATTAAAGAAGTATTCGGAGAGCACGCGAAAAAAGTTGCCATCAGCTCGACTAAATCGATGACCGGCCACTTGCTCGGCGCAGCAGGCGGTGTAGAAGCCATTTTTGCTGTGAAATCGATCGAGGAAGGAATCATTCCTCCAACCATTAATCTCGAAAATCCGGATCCGGAATGCGATCTTGACTACGTTCCAAATGAAGCGCGCAAAACAGAAGTGAACGTAGCACTCAGCAACTCGCTTGGCTTCGGGGGACACAACGCAACGATTTTATTTAAGAAGTATCAGTAAAAAAAGGCTGGAAAAGTCTCATAAATCTAAAACTGGGAAACGCATTCTAAGCGTTTCCCTATTTTCGTTTGTTTGAGTCATGCTGATTAAAAAAGCGGGACCGTTGAGACCCTGCAGACAGGATCTCAGCGCCCGACTTAGTACATAAACCATCTTTGAATCTTTTCTGGACACCCCGTCCTGCGGAGAAAACAGATTCAGTGCTGCTAAAAAGCTGCTCTGCCAAAAGCAGCATGGAGCAAAAAATTTCACTCCCCAATCGAAACCTTTTTTCATACCTTAGCAATAGAGGTGATGAAAATGGGTGTCATTCAAACAGAGGACTGGTTCAACAAAGAAACCCCTTTGACGGAGCTTGCCAAAAAGCTGAAACCTTATTTTCCAGACCGGAGCGAGAAGGCGCTTATTCAATATTTGCTCACGTTTGGGCTCTATAAAAATGGAAAATCCGGCTATAAAATTATTCAGTCGCTTAAGGAAGAAAAAGTATGGGGATATGTCGCAAAAGAATATGAATGGCTGCGGACCAGGTGGGGAGGCCCGGACGTTCCGGTTTTTTTATTGCCGGTGGATTTGTCCAATACAAAAATACAGCGGGAATACGGCGGGAAATCCGGACTTGCCTTTTTTGACAAGTTGTTTCTGTTTCTATCTCCGGGTGTGCCGAAAGAAGAGATCAAGTCTCTCCTTATTCACGAATACCATCATATTTGTCGGTTAGCGAAAAGCACAAAAAAGGAGAAAGACTTTACGCTGACCGATGTGGCCATTATGGAAGGATTAGCTGAACAGGCTGTCCGGGAACTGATGGGAGAAGAAAGAACAGCAAGCTGGACGCGGCTTTATCAAGATGCTCAAATCCGCACGTTTTGGAAAAAGCTGATTCTCCCCAACGAGAACGTGAAACAGGAGGACCGCCAATTCGACAAACTGATGTACGGATTGGGCATGTACCCGAAAATGCTTGGCTATACAGCGGGTTATTATGCGGTCAAATCCTACATGAAGGATACGGGCTTAAAGACGGAAAGTCTCTTTACCGTTCCGGCAGAACGTATTGTAAAAGCGCTTCATATAGAGGAATGACTCTGAAGAAAATCCGCCCATTATCTGTAGAAATTGGAATATTTTCTGCCTGGCCTGCCTATACTGATTGACAAATAGATGAGAAGGTGAGGGGTAAGAAATGTTGTTTCTTCATGATGTATGGGTGAATTGGTTTGAGGGAGAAGAGAACGGATACAATGTATGCCATTTCCATGAATGGCGAAAGGATGACAGTGTTGAACTGCTGGATCAAGTTCCTTTGCTCAAGGTGAATCAAGTGCTGTTCAGGTATATTGAAAACGATCTTTCCGAAATTCCGCAGAGCCTCCTAAAAGACATTCACCAAAAAGCCTACATCCGGAAAAATCATGAACGAATCCAACTGGATTACTGCTTCGTCGTTACGGATGGACAAGGAATTATCGCAGTGGACACAATCGGCTACAGCATCCCTGTACGGAAAAGCCGCTTGATTCCAAGACAGGAACAGCTTGTTTATGAGATGGTGAAGGATGTAGAAGCAGATGACTATCCGTTTCATGGACCGCTGCATGGAGAGGAAAAGGAATTCCATATCCTTTCTCTTTCTCCGGATCACATGAGAGGGCTTACGCGGAAAGAGCGGCAGCTGAAGCAGCTTCTGTTTATGGCGCTGGACCAGCTGCAAACGACACAAAATACAGCGGAAATCAAATACTGGTACACAGAATGGAATCCTCAGGAATACGAGCAGATCCGCTCCCTTGACTTCCAGGATGTCTTTCAGAAGCTATACAGCGAAACGCTGAATGGCTGGTCTCCGAAGCATATGTCCCTTTGCGAGCATCTCGTAAAAGGACAGCCGTTCTTTGAAAAACTATGGGAAACCGAGCACGAGTCAAAAGTAAATTGATGCGAATGGACAAGCCTCCTGATCAATCCGCCCGAGTGAACGGGCATCAGGAGGCTATTTTGCGTATACAGCCGTACTCCCGTTTTGCGGAGGTACGGTATAATAGAAGATAGAGCGCTTTCTTTTGGGGAAATCCGAAACTGTAGGGCGTTTACCGTAAGGGGGCGGTGAGCCTTCTCTCAGCTTCGCAACTCGGGGTTTCACGCCTTCCGCTCTAATGAAACGGCACATTGCTATAACCGATGCAATGAAAAAAGAGCCCAGCTAAGCTGAGCTCCCCCAAATTATCTCCGTTTTCTTCCCAATCCCATCGCGTTTTCCATTTTCCGAAGCATTTTCGTTGCAGCACGGTTTGCGCGCTCGGCTCCTTCATCAAGGATGCGGTCGAGCTCATCGGATTCCATCAGCTCATAATAGCGTTTTTGAATCGGAGCAATTTCATCGACCACGACTTTTGCCAGATCGCCTTTGAAATCGCCGTAGCCTTTGCCTTCATACTTCGCTTCCAGCTCTTCAATCGTAAGTCCTGTAAAGATCGAGTAGATGGAAAGAAGGTTGGATACTCCGGGTTTGTTCTCTTTATCAAATTTCACGATGCCTTCTGAATCGGTTACAGCACTTTTAATTTTCTTCTCAATTTGTTTTGGCTCATCAAGCAGGGTAATGAATGCTTTCTGATTTGGGTCGGATTTGCTCATTTTTCTTGTTGGATCGGCCAGAGACATGATGCGGGCGCCGACCTTTGGTATACGGACATCCGGAACGGTGAAAATATCATTGTATTTCCGGTTGAACCTTTCAGCCAAGTCTCTTGTTAATTCGATGTGCTGCTTTTGATCTTCTCCAACCGGTACTAAGTCTGTTCCGTAAAGAAGAATATCTGCCGCCATTAATGGAGGATACGTAAGCAGACCTGCTGCCACCGCTTCTTTTCCGGAAGATTTATCCTTGAATTGCGTCATCCGCTCGAGTTCTCCGATATAAGCGACGCATTGAAGCATCCATCCTGCCTGTGTATGCGCAGGAACCTCTGACTGGATGAAGAGGGTAGCCTTTTCAGGATCAAGACCGATTGCTACATACAAAGCAGCCAGACTGCGGATGCTCTCGCGCAGTTTTGCTTTATCCTGGTGAACGGTAATCGCATGCTGATCCACGATGCAGAAATAGCTGTTGTAATCATTTTGAAGCTCAATAAACTGCTTCATGGCGCCAATGTAATTCCCGAGCGTGACAACACCGCTCGGCTGAATGCCTGAAAAAATCGTTTTCAATAGAAACAACTCCTTGTCTGATCAAAATAAAAAAGGCCCATCCATCCCTGTAAAAGGGACGAATGAACCGTGGTGCCACCCTAATTGCTTTCATAAAAGAAAGCCTCTTAGAATCCTTTAACGCAGGACATACGGCATTGCCTACTCACTTTTTCGGAATGCGGCTCAAAAGTCCATTCCACGAAGTTCAATGCCTGCTTTCCAGCATCCGCAGGCTCTCTGTAAATGAGGGGTTCGTGTACTACTCTTTATCACAGCCGGTACATTTAACTGTTTCATATTATAAAAAAGAAATGCAAAACGTGCAACCTATGTGTAATAAAGTCCAAGACCGATCAGCATGAAGCCGAGCAATGCCAGACTTGCAAACAGGAGCGGAGCAACGGAAAACGAAATCAGCTTGGAAACAGGGCGCATTTCATCGACTTCTTTTTTATCCATATCTTTTCCCTGAATCCTGAATGTCCGTCTCATTCCGTATGCGGCTGCGTCAAAGAATCCGCTCTGGGCTACAGTTCCGAAAAGAGAGACAAACAGCAGAATCCCTCCGACCATGAATGTTGAGTTAATCATGCCGAGCAGCGAAAGCTCTTTATAATAGACGAGACACCCAATGAGGGAGACGGCCAAACCGCTTAGAAAAATGATTCCGCTTTTCTTCATCCTGCAATCACCTCGTTTCTATAGATATTACTAGTATAGCCATAATAATTTGCATAAGGTTCATTATATCTAAAAAGTAGCACACACAATTAGATCCCTATATTTTACCATTATGCATAGGGAATCTTACACTCTCTTTACATAAACATTAATTATTTTTTACAGACCCCCTGCTTGTCAAGGCTAAGCTGGCAACTTTTTAAAAAATGCCTGAAATATAAAATAAATGAACTAGGTATAAAGAACTATTTTTGTAGGCCTGAATTATTAGTATTATTGCATTTGTGTAAATTTTTTTAAAAAAACACATGTACAAATATTTAAAAGCTTGTATAATAATCCTTGTAAGAATTATCAGAAAATAAAAGGGGGTCAAACAAGTGAAAAATTCTAAATTTTCACTTCTCGTAGTACTTACTTTAGTCCTGAGTTTGTTCTTGACTGCCTGCTACGGCGGCAGCAAAGAAGGAGCATCTGAACCTAAGGACAATGGTAAAGGTACTGAAACAGAAGAAACACCATCTGTTCCTCAGGAACTGAAAATCCTCGAAAGTGCTGAGCTTCCATCCATGGACAGCGTAATGGCTGAGGATGCAGCAAGCTTCGAAATTATCAATAACGTAAACGAAGGGCTTTACCGCCTGGATAAAGACCAAAAGGCAATTCCAGGTATGGCTACTGAAGCTCCTCAAAAAAGCGAAGATGGCCTTACTTACACAATGAAACTTAGAGAAGATGCGAAATGGTCTAACGGAGAACCTGTTACAGCAAACGATTTCGTTTTCGCTTGGCAGCGCGCTCTTAACCCGGACACAGCTTCTCCTTACGGTCCATACATGATGATCGGCAAAATCGCCAATGCTGATAAGGTTTATGACAAATCTGCTAAACCTGAAGAGCTTGGAGTTAAAGCAATCGACGAGCATACACTTGAAGTTAAGCTTGTAAAACCAATCGAGTACTTCGATACATTGATGGCATTCCCATCTTTCTACCCGCAAAACAAAAAGTTTGTTGAAGAAAAAGGCGACAAATTCGGTACAAACGCTGAAAATCTAGTATTCAACGGACCTTTCAAAATGACTGCTTGGGGCGGCCCGACTGCTACAGAGTGGACACTTGAGAAAAACGCTGACTACTGGGGTGCTAAAGACGTAACACTGGAAAAAATCCAATTCAACGTATCTAAAGATCCTCAAGCTTCTGTCAATGCATTCGAAGCTAACGAAGCAGACAGAACGCCTAAGCTTGCAACAGCTGCAATCATCTCTCAATACGAGGGCGACAAGCAAATGCAAAGATTCCTTGAGTCATCTGTATGGTGGATCAAGATGAACGAAAAGAACCCTGCTCTTGCAAACAAAAACATCCGCCGCGCAATTGCACTTGCAGTTGACAAAAAAGCGCTTGTTGACGATGTACTTCAAAACGGTTCCATTGTTGCTGACGGTGTAGTACCTCGTGAATTCGTTTCTGATGATTCAGGAAAAGACTTCCGTGACACTGGTAAATACTTAGAGCCAAACAAAGATGAAGCGAAAAAACTATTCGCTCAAGGTATGAAAGAAATCGGCAAGAAAGATCTAACTCTTGGTTATGTAACTCAAGATACTGAAACGGCAAAACTTGAAGCTTCTTTCGTAAAAGAGCAGCTTGAAAAGACTCTTGAAGGCTTGAAAATCGAAGTGAAGAACGTACCGTTCAAAATCCGTTTGGATCTTGAAGACAAAATGGATTACGATCTTCTAAACGGCGGATGGGGACCAGATTACCTGAACCCTATGACGTACCTTGACCTTTGGGTAACAGATGGACCACAAAACAAAATGGGCTATTCTAACCCTAAGTATGATGAGCTAATCAAAAAAGCGGATGCGACTACTGACAAAGCTGAGCAATACAAATTGTTCACTGAAGCAGAGAAAACGATGCTTGAAGATGATGTAGCCCTTTCTCCTCTTTATCAGCGTGCAGTGAACGTTCTGATCAAAGAGAAGGTTGAAGGAATGGTTTACCACCCAATCGGCGGCGAATACAGCTACCAATGGGTAAAAATTAAAGGCGAATAAGCCTCAAATTAAATAGCTTCACTATTTTCTATGAACAGTAGAAGAGAGTATAGAAATATACTCTCTTTTTACCTATCGTTAAATTGTCGAAATTCGTTGAATATTGCATTAATTAGGAGGTGTCTGCATCATGACAAAATACATCTTGCAACGTATTGTATATATGATCATTACATTATTCATTGTTATTTCTGCGACCTTTTTCCTCATGAAACTAATCCCTGGAAGCCCGTTTAACTCTGCAGAAAAACTATCAGAGGCGCAGCTGCAAATCATGAATGAAAAGTACGGACTGAACGATCCGGTGCCGGTACAGTATGTGAAGTACATCGGCGGCATGCTGAAAGGCGACCTGGGTACATCCTTCCAATTTAATAACACTCCTGTCACAACAATCCTTTCAGACAGAATTAGTCCATCTGCAACCCTTGGGCTGCAGGCGATGTTCTTTGGGACAATCTTTGGTATTTTCCTTGGAGTCATAGCGGCCTTGAAGCAAAATACTTGGCTGGATTATGGTTCCACCCTGATTGCAGTTCTGGGGAAATGTATTCCTTCTTTCGTATTTGCCGGACTTCTGCAATACTACATTGCACGTAAACTGGGCTGGTTCCCAACTATGTTTTGGAGAGGACCGGAATACAGCGTACTGCCGACCATAGCACTTGCTATTTTCCCAATCTCTATTGCAGCACGATTTATGAGAACGGAAATGATCGATGTACTGAATTCTGATTACATTACCCTTGCAAAAGCAAAAGGGGCAAGTTTCTTTGAAATCTCTGTTAAACACGCGCTTAGAAATGCGCTGATTCCGGTAGTAACGGTTCTTGCACCGCTTGCAGTCGGCTTAATGACAGGTTCTCTTGTTATTGAAAAAATCTTCGCGATTCCTGGAATCGGAGAACAATTCGTAAAATCAATTCTGACAAACGATTATCCGGTAATCATGGGTACATCCATTCTCTTTGCCGCATTATTCGTTGTCGTCATTTTACTTGTAGATATTTTATACGGAATTATTGATCCGCGTATTCGTGTAAGTGGGGGGAGCAGCAAATGATAAACACAGAAAAAAAATCACCAGATTTATTTGTCCCCGCTCCACTGGATGCATCCAAAAGCGAGCGGATTGAAAAACCTAGTTTGAATTACTGGCAGGACAGCTGGCTGCGGATTAAGAAAAATAAAGGCGCGCTTGTAAGTTTTGTTGTCCTTATTCTTCTGATCATTATGGCCTTCATCGGTCCTATGCTGACACCTTATAATTACCGTGATCAAAATACAAAGCATGGTAACCTTCCTCCGCGTATTCAGGTTTTGGAAAACGTGGAATGGCTTCCGTTTGACGGTACTGTCAAGCAGCCGAGTTCAGGGAAAATCCTGCATCCTTATGAGCAGCGTCAAATAAAAGAATACTATTGGTTTGGAACGGACACTCTTGGCCGTGACATTTTTGCCCGGGTATGGAAGGGCACTCAGGTGTCACTGCTGAT is a window encoding:
- a CDS encoding beta-ketoacyl-ACP synthase III, coding for MNAGIIGIGRYIPENVITNHDLEKRMDTSDEWIRTRTGIEERRIASDDIDTSDMAFMAAEKALKDAGITAKELDMILVATVTPDQPFPSVACRIQDRLGAGQIPAMDISAACAGFMYGLVTGKQFIETGVYKNILVVGVEKLSKVTNWEDRNTAVLFGDAAGAAILGPVSEGKGILSFDLGADGSGGKHLYQEEFIIMNGREVFKFAVRQMGESSVKVLEKAGLTKADVDMLVPHQANIRIMEASRERLELPPEKMSKTVNKFGNTSAASIPLSIVEELEAGKIKDGDLLVMVGFGGGLTWGAIAMRWGR
- the fabF gene encoding beta-ketoacyl-ACP synthase II, with protein sequence MEKKRVVVTGVGAVSPLGLDAETTWKNAINGVSGIKPLTRVNPDDYPAKVAGEITDFDPEQFMDKKEARKMDRFTQYAVAASFMAVKDANLEITDENAPRVGVWVGSGIGGMETFETQHRILMEKGPKRVSPFFVPMMIPDMAAGQVSIALGAKGFNACTVTACATGTNSIGDAYRVIERGDADVMISGGAEAPLSQMAFAGFSSSKALSTNPDPAKASRPFDAERDGFVMGEGAGILVLEELDHALARGAKIYAEIVGYGATGDAYHITAPAPGGEGGVRAMRQAIETANLKPEDVDYINAHGTSTPYNDKFETLAIKEVFGEHAKKVAISSTKSMTGHLLGAAGGVEAIFAVKSIEEGIIPPTINLENPDPECDLDYVPNEARKTEVNVALSNSLGFGGHNATILFKKYQ
- a CDS encoding DUF2268 domain-containing protein, coding for MGVIQTEDWFNKETPLTELAKKLKPYFPDRSEKALIQYLLTFGLYKNGKSGYKIIQSLKEEKVWGYVAKEYEWLRTRWGGPDVPVFLLPVDLSNTKIQREYGGKSGLAFFDKLFLFLSPGVPKEEIKSLLIHEYHHICRLAKSTKKEKDFTLTDVAIMEGLAEQAVRELMGEERTASWTRLYQDAQIRTFWKKLILPNENVKQEDRQFDKLMYGLGMYPKMLGYTAGYYAVKSYMKDTGLKTESLFTVPAERIVKALHIEE
- a CDS encoding YjbA family protein, translated to MLFLHDVWVNWFEGEENGYNVCHFHEWRKDDSVELLDQVPLLKVNQVLFRYIENDLSEIPQSLLKDIHQKAYIRKNHERIQLDYCFVVTDGQGIIAVDTIGYSIPVRKSRLIPRQEQLVYEMVKDVEADDYPFHGPLHGEEKEFHILSLSPDHMRGLTRKERQLKQLLFMALDQLQTTQNTAEIKYWYTEWNPQEYEQIRSLDFQDVFQKLYSETLNGWSPKHMSLCEHLVKGQPFFEKLWETEHESKVN
- the trpS gene encoding tryptophan--tRNA ligase, with the translated sequence MFLLKTIFSGIQPSGVVTLGNYIGAMKQFIELQNDYNSYFCIVDQHAITVHQDKAKLRESIRSLAALYVAIGLDPEKATLFIQSEVPAHTQAGWMLQCVAYIGELERMTQFKDKSSGKEAVAAGLLTYPPLMAADILLYGTDLVPVGEDQKQHIELTRDLAERFNRKYNDIFTVPDVRIPKVGARIMSLADPTRKMSKSDPNQKAFITLLDEPKQIEKKIKSAVTDSEGIVKFDKENKPGVSNLLSIYSIFTGLTIEELEAKYEGKGYGDFKGDLAKVVVDEIAPIQKRYYELMESDELDRILDEGAERANRAATKMLRKMENAMGLGRKRR
- a CDS encoding DUF3899 domain-containing protein, which codes for MKKSGIIFLSGLAVSLIGCLVYYKELSLLGMINSTFMVGGILLFVSLFGTVAQSGFFDAAAYGMRRTFRIQGKDMDKKEVDEMRPVSKLISFSVAPLLFASLALLGFMLIGLGLYYT
- a CDS encoding peptide ABC transporter substrate-binding protein, which encodes MKNSKFSLLVVLTLVLSLFLTACYGGSKEGASEPKDNGKGTETEETPSVPQELKILESAELPSMDSVMAEDAASFEIINNVNEGLYRLDKDQKAIPGMATEAPQKSEDGLTYTMKLREDAKWSNGEPVTANDFVFAWQRALNPDTASPYGPYMMIGKIANADKVYDKSAKPEELGVKAIDEHTLEVKLVKPIEYFDTLMAFPSFYPQNKKFVEEKGDKFGTNAENLVFNGPFKMTAWGGPTATEWTLEKNADYWGAKDVTLEKIQFNVSKDPQASVNAFEANEADRTPKLATAAIISQYEGDKQMQRFLESSVWWIKMNEKNPALANKNIRRAIALAVDKKALVDDVLQNGSIVADGVVPREFVSDDSGKDFRDTGKYLEPNKDEAKKLFAQGMKEIGKKDLTLGYVTQDTETAKLEASFVKEQLEKTLEGLKIEVKNVPFKIRLDLEDKMDYDLLNGGWGPDYLNPMTYLDLWVTDGPQNKMGYSNPKYDELIKKADATTDKAEQYKLFTEAEKTMLEDDVALSPLYQRAVNVLIKEKVEGMVYHPIGGEYSYQWVKIKGE
- the opp3b gene encoding oligopeptide ABC transporter permease is translated as MTKYILQRIVYMIITLFIVISATFFLMKLIPGSPFNSAEKLSEAQLQIMNEKYGLNDPVPVQYVKYIGGMLKGDLGTSFQFNNTPVTTILSDRISPSATLGLQAMFFGTIFGIFLGVIAALKQNTWLDYGSTLIAVLGKCIPSFVFAGLLQYYIARKLGWFPTMFWRGPEYSVLPTIALAIFPISIAARFMRTEMIDVLNSDYITLAKAKGASFFEISVKHALRNALIPVVTVLAPLAVGLMTGSLVIEKIFAIPGIGEQFVKSILTNDYPVIMGTSILFAALFVVVILLVDILYGIIDPRIRVSGGSSK